The region CCCTGGAACCAGCAGATCGATCCGGCGCTCACCCCGCTGAGGACGACCCCGGCCTGCCACGCGCGACGGAGGATCGCGTCCAGCCCGTGCACGCGCCAGACGGCGAGCAGGTTCGCCACCGAACCGCCCATCACCCACACCACGTCCTGCTCCAGCACCGCCGCCTCGATGTCATCGAAGTTGGGCATGGGGAAGAGGCGCAGCGGCGTCAGGTCGAAGCCCGCCACGCGAGCCGCCTCGCTCATCCGGGCGGCGACGTGCTCGGCGTCGCCGATCGCGGTACCGACGTACATGACCCGGGGCCGGCGCCCGTGCACGCCCGACAGTTCGACGGCGTGGTGGACGAGCGCGTCGAAGGTCAGCCAGGTGCGGCCGCCGACGCGGTGACCACCCGACGTGGCCAGGACGGTGGGTTCCGTGGCGGTCATGGTCGCTGACCCTACCAAGCGCCGTCGGGGCTCCGGTCAGTCCTCCAGGCCCCAGCTGTGGATGCGCCGGGGATGGATACGGATCAGCTCCTCGCTGAAATGCGGCCCCAAGTCGTGGGGACCGGTGAGGAGTTCGGCCTCGCCCCGGATGTCGATGCCGCGCACCTTCCACGGCTGGTGGCTGACGATGTCGTCGACGACGAGCGCCACCTTCGGGTTCTTCCGCAGGTTGCGCCACTTCTTCGTGGCGCCCATCGCGTAACCGCCGATCAGGATCGTCCCGTCGTCCTGCGGGAAGAAGCCGACGGGGTTCGCCTGCGGCTGCCCGTGGGCGTCGACGGTGGCCAGCCGACCCAGCCGCTGTGTGGTGAGGTAGGCGCGTTCCGCCTCGCTGAATTCGGTCATGGCTGCAGCCAAACACGCCCGTGCCCGAACCGCATCGGGTCCTGGCCCTAGGTCTCCCGCCCCAAAGCGGTTCGGGCGTCGCTCTGTTCGGGACGATCGAACGATAGGTCCTACGAATCAGTGGTGCGGGTGAGTGGCCACGGCCAACGGTGTGACCTTTCGTTGACCGGCCCGAGGGGCAGGGAAG is a window of Streptomyces sp. NBC_00271 DNA encoding:
- a CDS encoding peptidase E; the encoded protein is MTATEPTVLATSGGHRVGGRTWLTFDALVHHAVELSGVHGRRPRVMYVGTAIGDAEHVAARMSEAARVAGFDLTPLRLFPMPNFDDIEAAVLEQDVVWVMGGSVANLLAVWRVHGLDAILRRAWQAGVVLSGVSAGSICWFQGGTTDSFGPELRPLTDGLGFLPYGNGVHYDTDPGRRPLVHRLVAEGTLPLSHCTDDGVGLVYRGTELVETVSETPGKGAYVVRREGDRAVEERVEPRLLPAPRH
- a CDS encoding PPOX class F420-dependent oxidoreductase, with protein sequence MTEFSEAERAYLTTQRLGRLATVDAHGQPQANPVGFFPQDDGTILIGGYAMGATKKWRNLRKNPKVALVVDDIVSHQPWKVRGIDIRGEAELLTGPHDLGPHFSEELIRIHPRRIHSWGLED